The Polyangium spumosum genome includes a window with the following:
- a CDS encoding OmpA family protein, which produces MSRTMMSTMVVAFLFAVGCGGGGSAQLEVKTGDDAPPPPATAAPAEAAPADVGEAHFKGDHLEIDHQILFDTDSDHIKEDQSQKVLGDLVTLLKAHPEIVHLSIEGHTDTRGSAEHNQDLSERRAKAVAQYLNNHGLPNVKIDAKGHGNTKPLCTEDSDACHDKNRRVEFLVVKD; this is translated from the coding sequence TCGACGATGGTGGTTGCGTTTCTCTTCGCCGTGGGTTGCGGCGGCGGCGGCAGCGCACAGCTCGAGGTGAAGACGGGCGACGACGCGCCCCCGCCGCCCGCCACCGCCGCCCCCGCCGAAGCCGCGCCCGCCGACGTGGGCGAGGCGCACTTCAAGGGGGATCACCTCGAGATCGATCACCAGATCCTGTTCGACACGGACAGCGATCACATCAAGGAAGATCAGTCGCAGAAGGTCCTCGGCGACCTCGTCACCCTGCTCAAGGCGCATCCCGAGATCGTGCACCTGAGCATCGAAGGGCACACCGATACGCGCGGGTCGGCCGAGCACAACCAGGACCTCTCCGAGCGGCGCGCCAAGGCCGTCGCGCAGTACCTCAACAACCACGGCCTGCCGAACGTCAAGATCGACGCGAAGGGCCACGGCAACACGAAGCCGCTCTGCACCGAAGACTCCGACGCGTGCCACGACAAGAACCGCCGCGTCGAGTTCCTCGTCGTGAAGGACTGA
- a CDS encoding S16 family serine protease yields MDTVALVALARAARDGKVPPEILALTITSSVELPSLVTGRWGTRCRIVAADETSLTLAGLKRARLVTARGKEPPYTADVDTPDEDEPTPDTKALLSAAHLLFAALDQGAAPEPLDFHAPLRSALAAAARAISGKGELAELTQHPLEEGIRRVALLLAARADGRHAACELEEMLRQAMAKPEVPKALRQKLWSQVVELQKRLDLHDPAIAEEGDDLARLQRKLSQAGMPKAARETAKRELRLLRGMQSNHHDYSTYTNHLDFMARLPWQPDPERPIDLAAVRAALDRGHHGLEKPKRRVAEYLAVRKLGGENASMILCLAGPPGVGKTTIARAMAEALGRPFARVALGGVHDESEIRGHRLSYVAASAGRILRAIAQAGSASALVLLDEIDKIGEGRTRSPMAALLEVLDPEQNPHFQDNFLGVPYDLSHVLFVATANDTSQIHPTLLDRLELCEIEGYTAVEKTMILRTHLLDRLRAEIGLPKTPEIEDEAVTALIDGHTREAGVRQLRHALAKVLRARALALVTRKDGGATEANDEAGAPITVAEVEAALGPPRFTKAKALGVLPVGVTTGLSVGPGGGSVLFVEAATMPGRGELVSTGSLGDVLKESVRAALSHLRAETSRYGVEQGKLASTDIHVHVPEAALAKDGPSAGTAIFAALVSALSGRPAPADAALTGELSLSGRVLPVGGIRAKLIAAERAGLARVVIPEANRADVPEDLHLDVTFVNTVEEVYRALFPA; encoded by the coding sequence GTGGACACGGTCGCCCTCGTCGCGCTCGCGCGCGCCGCACGCGACGGCAAGGTCCCACCGGAGATCCTCGCGCTGACCATCACCTCCTCCGTGGAGCTGCCCTCCCTGGTCACCGGCAGGTGGGGCACGAGGTGTCGGATCGTCGCCGCAGACGAGACGTCCCTCACGCTCGCCGGCCTCAAGAGGGCCCGGCTCGTGACCGCGCGCGGAAAGGAGCCCCCGTACACGGCCGACGTGGACACGCCCGACGAGGACGAGCCCACGCCGGACACGAAGGCGCTGCTCTCCGCCGCCCACCTGCTCTTCGCCGCCCTCGACCAAGGCGCAGCGCCCGAGCCCCTGGACTTCCACGCCCCCCTGCGCTCCGCGCTCGCCGCCGCCGCGCGCGCCATCTCCGGCAAGGGCGAGCTCGCCGAGCTCACCCAGCACCCGCTCGAAGAGGGCATCCGCCGCGTCGCGCTCCTGCTCGCGGCCCGCGCCGACGGGCGACACGCCGCCTGCGAGCTCGAAGAGATGCTGCGTCAGGCGATGGCGAAACCCGAGGTGCCCAAGGCCCTGCGGCAGAAGTTGTGGTCGCAGGTCGTCGAGCTCCAGAAGCGGCTCGACCTGCACGACCCCGCGATCGCCGAGGAGGGCGACGACCTCGCGCGGCTGCAGCGCAAGCTGTCCCAGGCAGGGATGCCCAAGGCCGCGCGCGAGACGGCCAAGCGCGAGCTGCGCCTCCTGCGCGGCATGCAGTCGAACCACCACGACTACTCCACGTACACGAACCACCTCGACTTCATGGCGCGCTTGCCCTGGCAGCCAGACCCGGAGCGGCCGATCGACCTCGCCGCCGTACGCGCCGCGCTCGATCGGGGACACCACGGGCTGGAGAAGCCGAAGCGGCGCGTCGCCGAGTACCTCGCGGTGCGCAAGCTCGGCGGCGAAAACGCCTCGATGATCCTCTGCCTCGCCGGCCCGCCCGGCGTCGGCAAGACGACCATCGCCCGCGCGATGGCCGAGGCCCTCGGCCGCCCCTTCGCGCGCGTCGCGCTCGGCGGCGTGCACGACGAGAGCGAGATCCGCGGCCACCGCCTGAGCTACGTCGCCGCGTCGGCCGGCCGCATCCTCCGCGCCATCGCGCAGGCTGGCAGCGCGAGCGCGCTCGTCCTGCTCGACGAGATCGACAAGATCGGCGAAGGGCGGACGCGTAGCCCCATGGCCGCGCTGCTCGAGGTGCTCGATCCAGAACAAAACCCCCACTTCCAGGACAACTTCCTCGGCGTGCCCTACGACCTCTCGCACGTGCTCTTCGTGGCCACGGCGAACGACACGTCCCAGATCCACCCGACGCTGCTCGACCGGCTGGAGCTCTGCGAGATCGAGGGATACACGGCCGTCGAGAAGACCATGATCCTGCGGACGCACCTGCTCGATCGGCTACGCGCCGAGATCGGCCTGCCGAAGACGCCCGAGATCGAGGACGAGGCCGTCACGGCGCTCATCGACGGCCACACGCGCGAGGCCGGCGTGCGGCAGCTCCGTCACGCGCTCGCGAAGGTGCTGCGCGCGCGCGCCCTCGCGCTCGTCACGCGAAAGGACGGAGGCGCGACGGAGGCCAACGACGAGGCTGGCGCGCCGATCACCGTCGCCGAGGTCGAGGCCGCGCTCGGTCCGCCGCGCTTCACGAAGGCGAAGGCCCTCGGCGTGCTCCCCGTCGGCGTGACGACCGGCCTCTCCGTCGGACCCGGCGGCGGCTCGGTGCTCTTCGTGGAGGCCGCGACGATGCCAGGGCGCGGCGAGCTCGTGTCGACGGGCAGCCTCGGCGACGTGCTGAAGGAGTCCGTACGCGCGGCGCTCTCGCACCTGCGGGCCGAGACGAGCCGCTACGGCGTCGAGCAGGGCAAGCTCGCGTCGACCGACATCCACGTCCACGTCCCCGAGGCGGCCCTCGCGAAGGACGGCCCGAGCGCCGGGACGGCCATCTTCGCCGCGCTGGTCTCGGCCCTCTCGGGCAGGCCGGCGCCCGCAGATGCCGCGCTCACCGGGGAGCTCTCGCTCAGCGGTCGCGTGCTGCCCGTCGGCGGCATCCGCGCGAAGCTCATCGCCGCCGAGCGCGCCGGCCTCGCGCGCGTGGTGATCCCCGAGGCGAACCGCGCCGATGTCCCCGAGGACCTGCACCTCGATGTGACGTTCGTGAACACGGTCGAAGAGGTATACCGCGCGCTCTTCCCGGCGTAG
- a CDS encoding tetratricopeptide repeat protein: MIPSVLLASIVLASPTPPSSGQGASLVAAAAASGRPRECASTVRRGLSRRPTVWELARAPELGRYCDLVGRAKALLVSDPAAAKSAAEGAEKVMPGFAAPRVLLARAHLALGKLDDAAREFELARGKDPRSVEDPPTMHDLAEVLRRTGKLDDALVVYRALVPRIDLLGSADRRVAVLLEAAHVSMAVAASRATPAPAEAPSAEAKRSPLDEAAAYLREARQRPPSALSGDVLLSLVLVLDRNGERVQADAALADARASGVRLRAGGPSYLAAAEDKACLEALAAEGAAAVKLWESYLAGPGGKTPWAAAARARLEAAKKAPRAAKGAP; this comes from the coding sequence GTGATCCCGAGCGTCCTCCTCGCGTCGATCGTCCTCGCGTCTCCGACGCCTCCCTCGAGCGGACAAGGCGCGAGCCTCGTCGCCGCCGCCGCCGCCTCGGGCCGACCTCGGGAGTGCGCATCGACCGTCCGTCGCGGGTTGTCCCGACGCCCCACGGTCTGGGAGCTCGCGCGCGCCCCGGAGCTCGGGCGGTACTGTGATCTCGTCGGGCGCGCCAAGGCGCTGCTCGTCTCGGATCCGGCCGCCGCGAAGAGCGCCGCCGAGGGCGCCGAGAAGGTGATGCCCGGGTTCGCCGCGCCGCGCGTGCTCCTCGCCCGCGCGCACCTCGCGCTCGGCAAGCTCGACGACGCCGCGCGGGAGTTCGAGCTCGCGCGTGGCAAGGATCCGCGCAGCGTCGAGGACCCGCCGACGATGCACGACCTCGCCGAGGTCCTGCGCCGGACGGGCAAGCTCGACGACGCGCTCGTCGTCTACCGCGCCCTCGTGCCGCGCATCGACCTGCTCGGCTCGGCCGATCGCCGCGTCGCCGTGCTGCTCGAGGCCGCGCACGTCTCCATGGCCGTGGCCGCGTCACGCGCGACGCCGGCCCCCGCCGAAGCGCCTTCCGCCGAGGCCAAGCGCTCGCCGCTCGACGAGGCCGCGGCGTACCTGCGCGAGGCGCGCCAGCGCCCGCCGAGCGCGCTCTCGGGTGACGTGCTCCTCTCGCTCGTGCTCGTCCTCGATCGGAACGGCGAGCGCGTGCAGGCCGACGCGGCGCTCGCCGATGCGCGCGCTTCGGGCGTGCGTCTGCGCGCGGGCGGCCCGAGTTACCTCGCGGCGGCCGAGGACAAGGCTTGCCTCGAAGCGCTCGCGGCCGAGGGCGCGGCGGCGGTGAAGCTCTGGGAGAGTTACCTCGCGGGTCCGGGTGGCAAGACCCCGTGGGCGGCTGCGGCGCGGGCGCGGCTCGAAGCCGCGAAGAAGGCGCCTCGCGCCGCGAAGGGGGCGCCGTGA
- a CDS encoding serine/threonine-protein kinase PknK: MDGDRWLERGARVGDYTIEDLLGEGGFGAVFRARSDAGVPAALKVFKTTAAELTAERLISQQNEIEALLKLDHPSLIQLYGYGFVEGVGFYLAMELAAGETLDAYLERLGALDTLEAVRLMRKVAEALAHCHARGVLHLDLKPSNIVIVDPHEPRVKVLDFGLATLTSSWQPDDTRVTAGTVGYMAPECLRGGRARPDPRMDLYALGTILYELVAGKLPFEGRGQRTLMMNRTVGEMVPLREVVAGAPPAVTALVDELLAQDPSLRPGSAAQLCARLKEIYYETLRGEEPSAEERGPQSTRAPQSARSFSMPPRHNPEEAPFVGRESELSRLASRVLGTTSRGASPVVIVGDAGIGKSRLVSELLNVVEQDGAAVVIYARCRELSALVPYSPLREALSRLATATRRKGPTGALVQGAIDAANDEDAELFTALVPELGRGLGDADVRRTLLRPASARRVAELVRRMVTRIASDLPVLVAIEDLHWGDEATLAVLEILSGSLGAAKVFLLGTTRPPPRLAWRGVELMDLGPLDREENDRLLAELARGGDASILRELERHVPLLGAGNPLFGIQVIKNLEVEGFVGRTAFGTLCLGSRNLADYRAPASITEALRRSVDNLSPDAREVLGVAALLGRTFLRSDLRALGIFTTGRIDKALAEAETRCLLLDEPTSTSFVHDVVLEQLERRAVRADLREHHLRIARQLERRGADPATLARHLERAGETLRAADAYLTAGLSGATNDPGAGQNLHRAIELVAALPASPEQRRIQLTATAELVSLRWLLGGTEELHELVERCAADTPAASAMLGAALARVHEARGELAEARAHAERSIAAAGKDPSLERHRSAATNVLGRVALARGLVEEATRALAAGSSLAERAGDLVELCHARSLHGVALGQAGDLDGAEREIQAAADLAERLADPARLLGAWHACALFAEARYDWDLGVSSTAQLLAYAEEHKLGGHYLFVGTLYAGRHQFHVGHLHRARMLVTNALNLARIVGTTLGRALGQAFLGDVHLVEGQLADALLSYERAIAQASGPNGDEQAACLGLLGRMHVTALRRGDPAEVRRLGEEATSRIVASGQRALLLGAYDRFAESLAEVRLGEDAASIRARHDALASSLGAAGGGFWPRIPDLDARAAGMRARDYWRSKQAKSRTSGEWQLPVQAVSPSRLLTTRGAVTSTAQVMPSRTVLAPPTAGLERTAPRTGLLEALATVEGFVPALFEGDAGT; encoded by the coding sequence ATGGACGGGGACCGCTGGCTCGAGCGAGGGGCGCGCGTCGGGGACTACACGATCGAGGATCTCCTCGGTGAAGGTGGGTTCGGCGCCGTGTTCCGCGCGCGGAGCGACGCGGGCGTGCCCGCCGCGCTGAAGGTCTTCAAGACGACCGCGGCCGAGCTGACGGCCGAGCGCCTGATCAGCCAGCAAAACGAGATCGAGGCGCTGCTCAAGCTCGATCACCCGTCGCTGATCCAGCTCTACGGCTACGGGTTCGTCGAGGGCGTGGGGTTTTACCTGGCGATGGAGCTCGCGGCGGGCGAGACGCTCGACGCTTACCTCGAACGGCTGGGCGCGCTCGACACGCTGGAGGCGGTGCGGCTGATGCGCAAGGTGGCCGAGGCGCTGGCGCATTGCCACGCGCGCGGCGTCCTGCACCTCGACCTCAAGCCGAGCAACATCGTCATCGTCGATCCCCACGAGCCACGCGTGAAGGTGCTCGATTTCGGGCTCGCGACGCTGACGTCGAGCTGGCAGCCGGACGACACGCGCGTGACCGCGGGGACGGTGGGCTACATGGCGCCCGAGTGCCTGCGCGGCGGGCGCGCGCGGCCCGATCCGCGTATGGATCTCTACGCGCTCGGGACCATCCTCTACGAGCTCGTCGCCGGGAAATTGCCCTTCGAGGGTCGCGGGCAGCGGACGCTCATGATGAACCGGACCGTCGGCGAGATGGTGCCGCTGCGCGAGGTGGTCGCAGGCGCGCCGCCGGCGGTCACGGCGCTCGTCGACGAGCTCCTGGCGCAGGATCCGTCGCTGCGGCCGGGGAGCGCGGCGCAGCTCTGCGCGCGGCTGAAGGAGATCTACTACGAAACGTTGCGCGGCGAGGAGCCCTCGGCCGAGGAGCGCGGGCCGCAGAGCACGAGGGCGCCGCAGAGCGCGCGCTCGTTCTCGATGCCGCCGCGCCACAACCCGGAAGAAGCGCCCTTCGTGGGCCGCGAGAGCGAGCTGTCGCGCCTCGCCTCGCGCGTGCTCGGCACGACCTCGCGCGGCGCTTCACCCGTGGTGATCGTGGGCGACGCGGGGATCGGCAAGAGCCGGCTCGTCTCCGAGCTGCTCAACGTCGTCGAGCAGGACGGCGCGGCGGTGGTGATCTACGCGCGGTGCCGCGAGCTCAGCGCGCTCGTGCCGTATTCGCCCCTGCGCGAGGCGCTGAGCCGGCTCGCCACGGCCACGCGCCGCAAGGGCCCGACGGGCGCGCTCGTGCAGGGGGCGATCGACGCGGCGAACGACGAGGACGCGGAGCTCTTCACGGCGCTCGTGCCGGAGCTCGGCCGGGGCCTCGGCGACGCCGACGTGCGGCGGACGCTGCTCCGGCCCGCGTCGGCGCGGCGGGTGGCCGAGCTCGTGCGCAGGATGGTCACGCGGATCGCCTCGGATCTGCCGGTGCTCGTGGCCATCGAGGACCTGCACTGGGGCGACGAGGCGACGCTCGCGGTGCTGGAGATCCTGTCGGGCAGCCTCGGCGCGGCGAAGGTGTTCCTGCTCGGCACGACGAGGCCGCCGCCCCGCCTGGCCTGGCGCGGCGTGGAGCTCATGGATCTCGGCCCGCTCGATCGCGAGGAGAACGACCGGCTGCTCGCCGAGCTCGCCCGCGGCGGGGACGCGTCGATCCTGCGCGAGCTCGAGCGGCACGTGCCGCTGCTCGGCGCAGGCAACCCGCTCTTCGGCATCCAGGTGATCAAGAACCTCGAGGTCGAGGGGTTCGTCGGTCGAACCGCCTTCGGCACCTTGTGCCTCGGCTCGCGCAACCTCGCCGATTACCGCGCCCCGGCCTCGATCACCGAGGCGCTCCGCCGCAGCGTCGACAACCTCTCGCCCGACGCTCGCGAGGTGCTCGGCGTGGCCGCGCTCCTCGGCCGGACGTTCTTGCGATCGGACCTGCGCGCGCTCGGCATCTTCACGACCGGCCGCATCGACAAGGCCCTCGCGGAGGCCGAGACGCGTTGCCTCCTGCTCGACGAGCCGACGTCGACCTCGTTCGTGCACGACGTGGTGCTCGAGCAGCTCGAGCGACGCGCGGTGCGCGCCGATCTGCGCGAGCACCACCTGCGGATCGCCCGCCAGCTCGAGCGTCGCGGCGCCGATCCCGCCACGCTCGCGCGCCACCTCGAGCGCGCCGGCGAGACGCTCCGCGCCGCGGACGCCTACCTCACGGCGGGCCTGTCGGGCGCTACCAACGATCCGGGCGCAGGCCAGAATCTCCACCGCGCGATCGAGCTCGTCGCGGCCCTGCCCGCCTCGCCGGAGCAACGGCGGATCCAGCTCACGGCGACGGCCGAGCTCGTCAGCCTCCGCTGGCTGCTCGGCGGCACGGAGGAGCTGCACGAGCTCGTCGAGCGCTGCGCCGCGGACACGCCCGCGGCCTCCGCCATGCTCGGCGCCGCGCTCGCCCGCGTGCACGAGGCGCGCGGCGAGCTCGCCGAGGCGCGCGCGCATGCCGAGCGATCCATCGCGGCGGCCGGGAAAGATCCCTCGCTCGAACGGCACAGGTCCGCCGCGACGAACGTCCTCGGCCGCGTCGCCCTCGCCCGCGGCCTCGTCGAAGAAGCCACGCGCGCCCTCGCCGCGGGCTCCTCCCTCGCCGAACGCGCGGGCGACCTCGTCGAGCTCTGCCACGCGCGGAGCCTGCACGGCGTGGCCCTCGGCCAGGCCGGCGACCTCGACGGCGCCGAGCGCGAGATCCAGGCCGCCGCCGATCTCGCCGAGCGGCTCGCCGATCCTGCGCGGCTGCTCGGCGCGTGGCACGCTTGCGCGCTCTTCGCGGAGGCGCGTTACGACTGGGACCTCGGCGTGAGCTCGACGGCGCAGCTCCTCGCCTACGCGGAGGAGCACAAGCTCGGCGGCCACTACCTCTTCGTGGGCACGCTCTACGCGGGCCGTCACCAGTTCCACGTCGGGCACCTGCACCGCGCCCGCATGCTCGTCACGAACGCGCTGAACCTCGCGCGTATCGTGGGCACCACGCTCGGCCGCGCCCTCGGGCAGGCGTTCCTCGGCGACGTGCACCTCGTCGAGGGCCAGCTCGCCGACGCGCTGCTCTCGTACGAGCGGGCGATCGCGCAGGCCTCGGGCCCGAACGGCGACGAGCAGGCCGCGTGCCTCGGGCTGCTCGGGCGGATGCACGTGACGGCGCTTCGACGTGGGGATCCGGCGGAGGTTCGTCGCCTCGGGGAGGAGGCCACGTCGCGCATCGTGGCGTCGGGCCAGCGGGCGCTCCTGCTCGGCGCGTACGACCGGTTCGCGGAGTCACTCGCCGAGGTGCGGCTCGGCGAAGACGCGGCGTCCATCCGCGCGAGGCACGACGCGCTCGCGAGCTCGCTCGGCGCGGCGGGCGGCGGCTTCTGGCCGCGGATCCCGGACCTCGACGCGCGCGCGGCGGGCATGCGCGCGCGCGACTACTGGCGGAGCAAGCAGGCCAAGAGCCGGACCTCGGGCGAGTGGCAGTTGCCCGTGCAGGCGGTCTCGCCGTCGCGGCTCTTGACGACGCGCGGCGCGGTGACCTCGACGGCGCAGGTGATGCCGAGCCGAACCGTGCTCGCGCCGCCGACGGCGGGGCTCGAACGGACGGCGCCGCGCACGGGGCTGCTCGAGGCGCTCGCGACCGTGGAGGGGTTTGTCCCCGCGCTGTTCGAGGGAGACGCGGGCACGTAG
- a CDS encoding NAD(P)-dependent alcohol dehydrogenase: MIRAHGYAAQNAKSPLVPFTFERRDPGDHDVVIEILYCGICHSDIHQVRNEWGNSTYPMVPGHEIVGRVSARGKGVTKFREGDLVGVGCFVDSCRECGSCKEGEEQFCTGGATFTYNGTERDGKTPTFGGYSSVLVTNEDYVLRVPEGLDLAAVAPLLCAGITTYSPLRRWKASQGQRVGVVGLGGLGHMGVKFAASFGCEVTVISTSARKEADARRLGASHFLVSTDPSAMAKAMGSFDFILDTVSASHDINALLGLLRRDGTLVLVGAPDKPLEIAAMGLIFGRKTIAGSLIGGIRETQEMLDYCGEKGIVSDVEVIPMQQVDAAYDRTVKGDVRYRFSIDMKSLST; encoded by the coding sequence ATGATTCGAGCTCACGGCTACGCTGCGCAAAACGCCAAATCTCCCCTCGTGCCGTTCACGTTCGAGCGGCGCGACCCGGGCGACCACGACGTCGTGATCGAGATCCTCTATTGCGGGATCTGCCATTCCGACATTCACCAGGTCCGCAACGAGTGGGGCAACTCGACCTACCCCATGGTCCCGGGCCACGAGATCGTCGGCCGCGTGTCTGCCAGGGGCAAGGGCGTCACGAAGTTCCGCGAGGGCGACCTGGTGGGCGTCGGTTGTTTCGTCGATTCGTGCCGCGAATGTGGGAGCTGCAAGGAAGGCGAGGAGCAGTTCTGCACGGGCGGCGCCACGTTCACGTACAACGGGACGGAGCGGGACGGGAAGACGCCGACGTTCGGCGGCTACTCCAGCGTCCTCGTGACGAACGAGGACTACGTCCTCCGCGTGCCCGAGGGCCTCGACCTCGCGGCCGTGGCGCCGCTGCTCTGCGCGGGGATCACGACCTACTCGCCGCTCCGGCGCTGGAAGGCGAGCCAGGGGCAGAGGGTCGGCGTCGTCGGCCTCGGCGGGCTCGGGCACATGGGCGTGAAGTTCGCCGCGTCGTTCGGCTGCGAGGTCACGGTGATCAGCACCTCGGCGCGGAAAGAGGCCGACGCGCGCAGGCTCGGCGCGAGCCATTTCCTCGTGAGCACCGACCCGAGCGCGATGGCCAAGGCGATGGGCTCGTTCGACTTCATCCTCGACACCGTGTCGGCGAGCCACGACATCAACGCGCTCCTCGGCCTCCTGCGCCGCGACGGCACGCTCGTGCTCGTGGGCGCGCCGGACAAACCCCTCGAGATCGCGGCGATGGGCCTGATCTTCGGGCGCAAGACGATCGCGGGCTCGCTCATCGGCGGCATCCGCGAGACCCAGGAGATGCTCGATTATTGCGGCGAGAAGGGGATCGTCTCCGACGTGGAGGTCATCCCGATGCAGCAGGTCGACGCGGCGTACGATCGGACCGTGAAGGGCGACGTGCGTTATCGCTTCTCGATCGACATGAAGAGCCTGTCGACCTGA
- a CDS encoding adenylosuccinate synthase, with amino-acid sequence MSAVVIVGAQWGDEGKGKIVDLYTESADVVVRFAGGPNAGHTLVVGDDKIVVRLVPSGILRPKARCIMAQGMVVDPAVLVSELDVLESKGHATHGRLFVSDLAHLILPYHRLVDGLREAAATDGQKIGTTKRGIGPCYEDKAARRGIRVGDLADMADLEQKLARASSAWSPVVRALGGEMPDVSAMMTELRALAPRIVPLIADTARLADEAIKKGERVMFEGAQGTLLDLDHGTYPFVTSSSAVSGGACVGAGVGPTRINRVLGITKGYATRVGEGPFPTELAGDLGDRLRVAGGEFGSVTGRPRRTGWLDLPALRYAARVNGLDGLAVTKLDVLSGLDTIEVCVAYDTPEGRTTELPIRHVGKARPVYEKRPGWREALSQARTMAELPQAAQDYVRYLEAEIGVPVFLVSVGPRRDETIVLKDAFG; translated from the coding sequence ATGTCCGCGGTCGTGATCGTCGGCGCCCAGTGGGGGGACGAGGGAAAAGGCAAGATCGTCGACCTGTACACGGAGAGCGCGGACGTCGTCGTCCGCTTCGCCGGCGGGCCGAACGCTGGGCACACGCTCGTCGTGGGCGACGACAAGATCGTCGTGCGGCTCGTGCCGAGCGGGATCCTCCGGCCGAAGGCGCGCTGCATCATGGCGCAAGGCATGGTGGTCGATCCGGCCGTGCTCGTGTCGGAGCTCGACGTGCTCGAATCGAAGGGGCACGCGACGCACGGGCGGCTCTTCGTCTCGGACCTCGCGCACCTGATCTTGCCGTACCACCGGCTCGTCGACGGCCTGCGCGAGGCGGCCGCGACGGACGGGCAGAAGATCGGCACGACGAAGCGCGGGATCGGGCCGTGTTACGAGGACAAAGCGGCGCGCCGCGGGATCCGCGTCGGCGACCTCGCGGACATGGCCGACCTCGAGCAGAAGCTCGCGCGGGCGTCGAGCGCGTGGAGCCCGGTGGTGCGCGCGCTCGGCGGCGAGATGCCGGACGTCAGCGCGATGATGACGGAGCTGCGCGCGCTCGCGCCGCGGATCGTGCCGCTCATCGCGGACACGGCGAGGCTCGCGGACGAGGCGATCAAGAAGGGCGAGCGCGTGATGTTCGAGGGCGCGCAGGGGACGTTGCTCGACCTGGATCACGGGACGTACCCGTTCGTCACGTCGTCGTCGGCCGTGTCCGGCGGCGCGTGCGTGGGCGCGGGCGTGGGGCCGACGCGGATCAATCGGGTCCTCGGGATCACGAAGGGGTACGCGACGCGCGTGGGCGAGGGGCCGTTCCCGACGGAGCTCGCGGGGGATCTCGGCGATCGGCTGCGGGTCGCGGGAGGCGAGTTCGGCTCGGTGACGGGCCGGCCGCGGCGGACGGGGTGGCTCGATCTGCCGGCGCTCCGGTACGCGGCGCGGGTGAACGGGCTCGATGGGCTCGCCGTGACGAAGCTCGACGTGCTCAGCGGGCTCGACACGATCGAGGTGTGCGTCGCGTACGACACGCCGGAGGGGCGCACGACGGAGCTGCCGATCCGGCACGTCGGGAAGGCGAGGCCCGTGTACGAGAAGCGGCCCGGGTGGCGCGAGGCGCTCTCCCAGGCGCGGACGATGGCCGAGCTGCCCCAGGCCGCGCAGGACTACGTGCGGTACCTCGAAGCCGAGATCGGCGTGCCGGTGTTCCTGGTGTCGGTGGGGCCGAGGCGGGACGAGACGATCGTGCTCAAAGACGCGTTTGGCTGA
- the tatA gene encoding twin-arginine translocase TatA/TatE family subunit — MGRLSITELLLILGVALLLFGAGRIADIGKGLGEGIKNFKKGIKDEGEPPPKQLPKKEDEGGEKTTS; from the coding sequence ATGGGCCGATTGAGCATCACCGAACTCCTTCTCATCCTGGGCGTCGCTCTGCTCTTGTTCGGCGCCGGCCGCATCGCCGACATCGGCAAGGGCCTCGGCGAGGGCATCAAGAACTTCAAGAAGGGCATCAAGGACGAGGGCGAACCGCCGCCGAAGCAGCTCCCTAAGAAGGAAGACGAGGGCGGCGAGAAGACCACGTCCTAG